The following proteins come from a genomic window of Corallococcus sp. NCRR:
- the recN gene encoding DNA repair protein RecN has protein sequence MLLGLRISNVAVIEEVEVAFGAGLTVLTGETGAGKSILVDALGLLLGGRADADVIRAGCEDAAVEGVFARTPVLAARLEELGLPDLGEEVLVRRVLGRTGRGKVYVNGALVTLGVLGKLTRGAVDIAGQHEHVSLFDSGLHRVLLDKYGGLEETLAAYGREWANLREVDSRMDALGGDDAKVRERAEFLRFQLDEITRLDPESGEDVKLDAERRRLGSAQKLKRQGAEAELLVSGEAPSAVEIVGRALGLVHEGVKCDATLQPVAQSLSTALSELEEAARLLNRYVEGLESDPGRLGEVEERLDALKRLCRKHGATLDGVLKKRDELETELGTLENRREILEELNQERKRVEERARKAALTLSRARKTSAGAFSQQVRDGLGGLAMGKAAFEVRVTAGEALRPDGLDEVEFFFSANPGEPARPLAKVASGGEASRLLLALKRALADSDACGCYILDEADAGVSGAIADVVGRMIREVSSHRQVLCITHLPQVAAYADAHLLIKKSVKGERTVSQVLPLSAGAERTQELARMMSGVEVTREALGAAEALVRSAHRAAPRARRESGPEGNTPRGRLRRTA, from the coding sequence TTGCTGCTGGGTCTTCGGATTTCGAACGTAGCGGTGATTGAGGAGGTGGAGGTCGCGTTCGGCGCGGGCCTCACCGTCCTCACGGGTGAGACGGGCGCCGGCAAGTCCATCCTGGTGGACGCGCTGGGCCTGCTGCTCGGGGGCAGGGCGGATGCGGACGTCATCCGTGCGGGCTGCGAGGACGCGGCGGTGGAGGGCGTGTTCGCCCGGACCCCGGTGCTGGCCGCGCGCCTGGAGGAACTGGGCCTCCCGGACCTGGGCGAGGAGGTGCTCGTGCGCCGCGTGCTCGGGCGCACCGGGCGCGGCAAGGTCTACGTCAACGGCGCGCTGGTGACGCTGGGCGTGCTGGGCAAGCTCACGCGGGGCGCGGTGGACATCGCCGGCCAGCATGAGCACGTGAGCCTCTTCGACTCCGGGCTGCACCGGGTGCTCCTGGACAAGTACGGCGGCCTGGAGGAGACGCTGGCCGCGTACGGCCGCGAGTGGGCGAACCTGCGCGAAGTGGATTCGCGCATGGACGCGCTGGGCGGCGACGACGCCAAGGTGCGCGAACGCGCGGAGTTCCTGCGCTTCCAGCTGGACGAAATCACGCGCCTGGATCCGGAGTCCGGCGAGGACGTGAAGCTGGACGCGGAGCGCCGGCGGCTGGGCAGCGCGCAGAAGCTCAAGCGTCAGGGCGCGGAGGCCGAGCTGCTGGTGTCGGGCGAAGCGCCGTCCGCGGTGGAGATTGTCGGGCGCGCGCTGGGGCTCGTGCACGAGGGCGTCAAGTGCGACGCGACGCTTCAGCCGGTGGCGCAGTCGCTCTCCACGGCGCTGTCGGAGCTGGAGGAGGCCGCGCGCCTGCTCAACCGCTACGTGGAGGGGCTGGAGTCCGACCCCGGGCGGCTGGGCGAGGTGGAGGAGCGGCTGGACGCGCTCAAGCGGCTGTGCCGCAAGCACGGCGCGACGCTGGACGGCGTCCTCAAGAAGCGCGACGAGCTGGAGACGGAGCTGGGCACGCTGGAGAACCGGCGCGAAATCCTGGAGGAGCTGAACCAGGAGCGGAAGCGGGTGGAGGAGCGGGCGCGCAAGGCGGCGCTGACGCTGTCCCGCGCGCGCAAGACGTCCGCCGGGGCCTTCTCCCAGCAGGTGCGTGACGGCCTGGGCGGGCTGGCCATGGGCAAGGCCGCCTTCGAGGTGCGCGTCACCGCCGGGGAGGCGCTGCGTCCAGACGGCCTGGATGAGGTGGAGTTCTTCTTCAGCGCCAACCCGGGTGAGCCGGCGCGGCCCCTGGCCAAGGTGGCCTCGGGGGGTGAGGCGAGCCGGCTGTTGCTCGCGCTCAAACGTGCACTGGCGGACAGTGACGCGTGCGGCTGCTACATCCTGGATGAGGCGGACGCGGGCGTCAGCGGCGCCATCGCGGACGTGGTGGGCCGGATGATTCGTGAGGTCAGCTCCCACCGCCAGGTGCTGTGCATCACGCACCTGCCCCAGGTGGCCGCCTACGCGGACGCGCACCTGCTCATCAAGAAGAGCGTGAAGGGCGAGCGCACCGTGTCCCAGGTGCTGCCCCTCTCGGCGGGCGCCGAGCGCACCCAGGAGCTGGCGCGCATGATGTCGGGCGTGGAGGTGACTCGCGAGGCGCTGGGCGCGGCGGAGGCGCTGGTGCGCTCGGCCCACCGGGCCGCGCCCCGCGCGCGCCGGGAATCCGGTCCGGAAGGCAACACCCCCCGGGGCCGGCTGCGCCGGACGGCCTGA
- a CDS encoding Stp1/IreP family PP2C-type Ser/Thr phosphatase, whose protein sequence is MSSTAGQTAAPRHKVISAGLTDVGRKRNHNEDSFLIDDELQLYVVADGMGGHAGGGTASRIAVETIDKELRRAREGRDNPFVSVPNLQDSPIPEALRGAVEKACQAIYLTAQDDARLSGMGTTVISLVVRDEHAFFAHVGDSRAYLIRGDLIQQISEDHSLVNEQIKAGMITPEEAKHSRYKNIITRSVGFEEEVQVDVMGLVSEPGDVFLLCSDGLANMLEDREIHDAVARHASLEEVPKHLIDLANERGGDDNISVIVVRMQGG, encoded by the coding sequence GTGTCCAGCACCGCAGGGCAGACCGCGGCCCCCCGCCATAAAGTCATCTCCGCTGGCCTGACGGACGTCGGGCGCAAGCGCAATCACAACGAGGACAGCTTCCTCATTGACGATGAGCTCCAGCTCTACGTCGTGGCGGACGGCATGGGTGGGCACGCGGGTGGTGGTACCGCGTCGCGCATCGCCGTCGAGACCATCGACAAGGAACTGCGGCGCGCGCGTGAAGGGCGGGACAACCCCTTCGTCAGCGTTCCCAACCTCCAGGATTCGCCCATTCCGGAAGCGCTCCGGGGCGCGGTGGAGAAGGCCTGTCAGGCCATCTACCTCACCGCCCAGGATGACGCGCGCCTGTCCGGCATGGGCACGACCGTCATCTCCCTGGTGGTCCGCGACGAGCACGCCTTCTTCGCCCACGTGGGCGACAGTCGCGCGTACCTCATCCGCGGGGACCTCATCCAGCAGATCTCCGAGGACCACTCGCTGGTCAACGAGCAGATAAAAGCGGGGATGATCACACCGGAAGAGGCCAAGCACTCCCGGTACAAGAACATCATCACCCGCTCCGTCGGCTTCGAGGAGGAGGTCCAGGTGGATGTCATGGGGCTCGTGTCCGAGCCCGGTGACGTGTTCCTGCTCTGCTCGGACGGTCTCGCCAACATGCTGGAGGACCGGGAGATCCACGACGCCGTCGCGCGCCACGCGAGCCTGGAGGAGGTGCCCAAGCACCTCATCGACCTGGCCAATGAGCGCGGCGGCGACGACAACATCAGCGTCATCGTCGTGCGCATGCAGGGTGGCTGA
- a CDS encoding M23 family metallopeptidase has translation MAKKSFTLMVIPDHDAPVKRYTIQRSWLVQVGMGLMLVAGLGAGASIHYLQVAADASENRILREENLTLRSQLKSVRERIEHIGSTLDRVERFDQKLRAVTLLSDPQRNLAMGPTEPETGTTAPTTDTQFTQLTTTDTPKMMLGRLDRLSAEATRQELSLQDLQAYFQDQKSLLASTPSVWPARGWVTSDFGQRLDPYTADRVTHAGLDIAAPHGKEVTAPSDGTVVFAGLEGGYGNVLVIDHGYGIKTRYGHLSKILVKAGDRVKRGSPIAAVGNTGRSTGPHLHYEVRVNGVPQNPRKFILEE, from the coding sequence GTGGCCAAAAAGTCCTTCACGCTGATGGTCATCCCGGACCACGACGCTCCGGTGAAGCGCTACACCATCCAGCGCTCCTGGTTGGTTCAGGTGGGCATGGGCCTGATGCTGGTGGCGGGCCTGGGCGCCGGTGCGAGCATCCACTACCTGCAGGTGGCGGCGGACGCGTCGGAGAACCGCATCCTGCGTGAGGAGAACCTCACGCTGCGCTCGCAGCTCAAGTCGGTGCGCGAGCGCATCGAGCACATCGGTTCGACGCTGGACCGCGTGGAGCGTTTCGACCAGAAGCTGCGCGCGGTGACGTTGCTGTCCGACCCGCAGCGCAACCTGGCCATGGGCCCCACGGAGCCGGAGACCGGCACCACGGCGCCCACGACGGACACGCAGTTCACCCAGCTGACCACCACGGACACGCCCAAGATGATGCTGGGCCGGCTGGACCGGCTCTCCGCGGAGGCGACCCGCCAGGAGCTGAGCCTCCAGGACCTGCAGGCCTACTTCCAGGACCAGAAGTCACTGTTGGCCTCCACGCCGTCGGTGTGGCCGGCGCGCGGCTGGGTGACCAGCGATTTCGGTCAGCGCCTGGACCCGTACACGGCGGACCGCGTGACGCATGCGGGTCTGGACATCGCGGCGCCGCACGGCAAGGAGGTCACCGCGCCGTCTGACGGCACGGTGGTGTTCGCGGGGCTGGAGGGCGGCTACGGCAACGTGCTCGTCATCGACCACGGCTACGGCATCAAGACGCGCTACGGCCACCTGTCCAAGATCCTCGTGAAGGCCGGGGACCGGGTGAAGCGCGGCTCGCCCATCGCGGCGGTGGGCAACACCGGCCGCTCCACCGGCCCGCACCTGCACTACGAAGTGCGCGTGAACGGCGTGCCGCAGAACCCGCGCAAGTTCATCCTGGAGGAGTAG
- a CDS encoding diguanylate cyclase domain-containing protein gives MPYALDDATATALVALHPRAARPGHAQEAPQAAAQELIAAEQRRRGQPDATGAMHVLALTQGTLLKEEFDLSTHAHHDGWRVGALMVDVKEMIHFNARFGFPAGDALLKGVVASLSAQYPGARIVRFQPDGFAVLLLPTSQLTVREDSAEATRAKLAEGLRPALPPGASDTDVPGFTVALLELTVHQPSHWQVLGPLLWAEVERAYIMERTGRTHGLQRRRLRLDAFLPEPEGT, from the coding sequence ATGCCCTACGCACTCGACGACGCCACCGCCACCGCCCTCGTCGCCCTCCACCCCCGGGCCGCGCGCCCGGGGCACGCCCAGGAGGCGCCCCAGGCCGCCGCCCAGGAGCTCATCGCCGCCGAGCAGCGCCGGCGAGGCCAGCCGGACGCCACCGGCGCCATGCACGTGCTGGCGCTCACGCAGGGCACGCTCCTCAAGGAGGAGTTCGACCTGTCCACGCACGCGCACCACGACGGCTGGCGCGTGGGCGCGCTGATGGTGGACGTGAAGGAGATGATCCACTTCAACGCGCGCTTCGGGTTCCCCGCCGGGGACGCGCTGCTCAAGGGCGTCGTGGCGTCGCTTTCCGCGCAGTACCCGGGCGCGCGCATCGTGCGCTTCCAGCCGGACGGCTTCGCGGTGCTGCTGCTGCCCACCTCCCAGCTCACCGTGCGCGAGGACAGCGCGGAGGCGACGCGCGCGAAGCTGGCGGAGGGCCTGCGCCCCGCGCTGCCTCCGGGAGCCTCCGACACCGACGTGCCGGGCTTCACCGTGGCGCTGCTGGAGCTGACGGTGCACCAGCCGTCACACTGGCAGGTGCTGGGGCCGCTCCTGTGGGCGGAGGTGGAGCGGGCCTACATCATGGAGCGCACCGGGCGGACGCACGGCCTGCAGCGGCGGCGCCTGCGCCTGGACGCGTTCCTTCCGGAGCCGGAAGGAACCTGA
- the rlmM gene encoding 23S rRNA (cytidine(2498)-2'-O)-methyltransferase RlmM, which yields MPAHTLAAQPGRWLWTCREGFEAHLFEELTWAGAGPRLLGPALVESEQRPDVPPAFGRAVERVVATWAPPGGAQVPVEDIRAAMSGLPSRVPWLVRAYTPDSAKGNTQAGRAEALEAAVRAALPEGRVLEDDGRAREAGALLVGLCVAPDGVLSLGAVSAREALSLAPGGRRRMKRAGESPSRAAMKLEEALDGLAHEPGRGDVCVDLGAAPGGWTQRLVARGARVVAVDPAKLMPELAKNPRVQHVQESAFAYAPEESADWLFCDMAWRPLEVAQLLAKWGRRRWARNLVANIKLPMKDKNPLLLRVRQTLVEDGGWEGLTVRQLYHDRDEVTVTAHRMR from the coding sequence ATGCCCGCACACACGCTGGCGGCCCAACCTGGCCGGTGGCTGTGGACGTGCCGGGAGGGCTTCGAGGCGCACCTCTTCGAGGAGCTGACCTGGGCGGGAGCGGGTCCCCGCCTCCTGGGTCCGGCCCTGGTGGAGTCCGAGCAACGCCCTGATGTCCCTCCCGCCTTCGGCCGGGCGGTGGAGAGGGTCGTCGCCACCTGGGCGCCTCCGGGTGGAGCCCAGGTGCCGGTGGAGGACATCCGGGCGGCGATGTCCGGGCTGCCCTCTCGCGTGCCCTGGCTCGTGCGGGCCTACACGCCGGACAGCGCGAAGGGCAACACGCAGGCGGGCCGCGCGGAGGCGCTGGAGGCGGCGGTGCGCGCCGCCCTCCCCGAGGGACGCGTCCTGGAGGACGACGGACGGGCTCGCGAGGCGGGGGCCCTGCTGGTGGGCCTGTGCGTCGCTCCGGACGGCGTGCTGAGCCTGGGCGCGGTGAGCGCCCGTGAGGCCCTGTCGCTCGCGCCGGGCGGGCGGCGGCGGATGAAGCGCGCGGGCGAGTCCCCTTCCCGCGCGGCGATGAAGCTGGAGGAGGCGCTGGACGGGCTGGCGCACGAGCCCGGGCGCGGCGACGTCTGCGTGGACCTGGGCGCGGCGCCGGGCGGCTGGACGCAGCGGCTGGTGGCCCGAGGGGCGCGGGTGGTGGCGGTGGACCCGGCGAAGCTGATGCCGGAGCTGGCGAAGAACCCGCGCGTCCAGCACGTGCAGGAGAGCGCCTTCGCCTACGCCCCGGAGGAGTCCGCGGACTGGCTCTTCTGCGACATGGCGTGGCGGCCCCTGGAGGTGGCGCAGCTCTTGGCCAAGTGGGGCCGGCGCCGCTGGGCGCGCAACCTGGTGGCCAACATCAAGCTGCCCATGAAGGACAAGAACCCGCTGCTCCTGCGGGTGCGTCAGACCCTCGTGGAGGACGGGGGCTGGGAGGGCCTCACCGTCCGCCAGCTCTACCATGACCGGGACGAGGTCACCGTGACGGCGCACCGCATGCGCTGA
- the secA gene encoding preprotein translocase subunit SecA yields MIEWTLKKLIGTKNERELKKARLKVARINELEGRMKALQDEDFARETARMKQEIANGKPLDDLLFEAFALTREAASRVIGQRHYDVQLIGGMFLHEGCIAEMRTGEGKTLTATLPSYLNALSGRGVHVVTVNDYLARRDAEWMGRVYKFLGMTTGCVLHELSDKQRQEAYRSDITYGQNNEFGFDYLRDNMKFRLQDYVQRELNYAIVDEVDSILIDEARTPLIISGPTEDSTDKYYRVDQVIPGLVPDQDYTLDEKHRSVALTDDGIDKLQKRLNVGNLYDPGEIETLHHVEQALRAHTLYKRDKDYVVKDGEVQIVDEFTGRLMQGRRWSDGLHQAIEAKEGVKIENENQTLATVSFQNYFRMYSKLSGMTGTADTEAEEFAKIYNLDVRVIPTNRPPQRRDDQDVVYKTEREKFEAVAAQIEELHKAGQPVLVGTVSIAKSEVVSNFLKKRGVPHSVLNAKAHQREADIVAQAGRKGAVTISTNMAGRGTDILLGGNAEVMTKGEMGPPPEPPEAVDGQPLDLTAYQAALADYEKRFAAVKANNEELTKREREEVMAAGGLFIIGTERHESRRVDNQLRGRAGRQGDPGASRFFLSLEDDLMRIFGSERIQMLMERLGMEEGEVIEHIWLSRAIESAQKRVEGHNFDIRKNLLEYDDVMNQQRRTIYKLRRQVLASGAGIPLVEYEEDVKTRVKTRSERVISWADFREMVLDAVEDVVVSMTDTYAPTRSSDTWDIASLSNSVKESLNLEMAFEGVGNRDELQEQIYAAAEKVFTAREQEFGEDFMRFLQYRYLATIDQLWKDHLLAMDHLRQGIGLRGYGQKDPKQEYKKEGYTGFMQMLDAIKTQFVSQMMRVQARSASNAAEETARIQRQLAQQQKKAVEGRADAEGKLEEATATPVAQREAAAGPKPVGRNEPCPCGSGRKYKKCHGANEANP; encoded by the coding sequence ATGATTGAATGGACGCTAAAGAAGCTCATCGGGACCAAGAATGAGCGCGAGCTCAAGAAAGCCCGCCTGAAGGTCGCCCGCATCAACGAACTGGAGGGCAGGATGAAAGCCCTCCAGGACGAGGATTTCGCGCGCGAAACCGCCCGGATGAAGCAGGAGATCGCGAACGGCAAGCCGCTCGACGACCTTTTGTTCGAGGCCTTCGCCCTCACCCGTGAAGCGGCGAGCCGCGTCATCGGCCAGCGCCACTACGACGTGCAGCTCATCGGCGGCATGTTCCTGCACGAGGGCTGCATCGCGGAGATGCGCACCGGTGAAGGCAAGACGCTCACCGCGACGCTGCCCTCCTACCTCAACGCCCTGTCCGGCCGCGGCGTTCACGTCGTCACCGTGAACGACTACCTCGCCCGCCGCGACGCGGAGTGGATGGGCCGCGTCTACAAGTTCCTGGGCATGACGACGGGCTGCGTGCTCCACGAGCTGTCCGACAAGCAGCGCCAGGAGGCGTACCGCTCGGACATCACGTACGGCCAGAACAACGAGTTCGGCTTCGACTACCTGCGCGACAACATGAAGTTCCGTCTGCAGGATTACGTCCAGCGCGAGCTCAACTACGCCATCGTCGACGAGGTGGACTCCATCCTCATCGACGAGGCCCGCACGCCGCTCATCATCTCCGGCCCCACCGAGGACAGCACCGACAAGTACTACCGGGTGGATCAGGTCATCCCGGGCCTCGTGCCGGACCAGGACTACACCCTGGATGAGAAGCACCGCTCGGTGGCCCTCACCGACGACGGCATCGACAAGCTCCAGAAGCGCCTCAACGTCGGCAACCTCTACGACCCGGGCGAGATTGAAACGCTCCACCACGTCGAGCAGGCCCTGCGCGCGCACACGCTCTACAAGCGCGACAAGGACTACGTGGTGAAGGACGGCGAGGTGCAGATCGTCGACGAGTTCACCGGCCGCCTCATGCAGGGCCGCCGCTGGTCCGACGGCCTCCACCAGGCCATCGAGGCCAAGGAGGGCGTGAAGATCGAGAACGAGAACCAGACGCTCGCCACGGTCTCGTTCCAGAACTACTTCCGCATGTACTCCAAGCTGTCCGGCATGACGGGCACCGCGGACACGGAAGCCGAAGAGTTCGCGAAGATCTACAACCTGGACGTGCGCGTCATCCCGACCAACCGGCCGCCGCAGCGCCGCGACGACCAGGACGTGGTCTACAAGACGGAGCGCGAGAAGTTCGAGGCCGTCGCCGCCCAGATTGAGGAGCTGCACAAGGCCGGTCAGCCGGTGCTCGTGGGCACGGTGTCCATCGCCAAGAGCGAGGTGGTGTCCAACTTCCTCAAGAAGCGCGGCGTGCCCCACAGCGTCCTCAACGCCAAGGCGCACCAGCGCGAGGCGGACATCGTCGCGCAGGCGGGCCGCAAGGGCGCGGTCACCATCTCCACCAACATGGCCGGCCGCGGCACGGACATCCTCCTGGGCGGCAACGCGGAGGTCATGACCAAGGGCGAGATGGGCCCGCCGCCGGAGCCGCCGGAAGCCGTGGACGGTCAGCCGCTGGACCTCACCGCCTACCAGGCGGCCCTGGCGGACTACGAGAAGCGCTTCGCGGCGGTGAAGGCCAACAACGAGGAGCTCACCAAGCGCGAGCGTGAAGAGGTCATGGCCGCCGGCGGCCTCTTCATCATCGGCACGGAGCGCCACGAGTCCCGCCGCGTGGACAACCAGCTGCGTGGCCGCGCCGGCCGCCAGGGTGACCCGGGCGCCAGCCGCTTCTTCCTGTCCCTCGAAGACGACCTGATGCGCATCTTCGGGTCCGAGCGCATCCAGATGCTGATGGAGCGCCTGGGCATGGAGGAGGGCGAGGTCATCGAGCACATCTGGCTCTCGCGCGCCATCGAGAGCGCGCAGAAGCGGGTCGAAGGCCACAACTTCGACATCCGCAAGAACCTGCTCGAGTACGACGACGTGATGAACCAGCAGCGGCGCACCATCTACAAGCTGCGCCGCCAGGTGCTCGCGTCGGGCGCGGGCATCCCCCTCGTGGAGTACGAGGAGGACGTGAAGACGCGCGTGAAGACGCGCTCCGAGCGCGTCATCTCCTGGGCGGACTTCCGGGAGATGGTGCTGGACGCGGTGGAGGACGTCGTCGTGTCCATGACGGACACCTACGCCCCCACGCGCAGCTCCGACACCTGGGACATCGCCTCGCTGTCCAACTCCGTGAAGGAGTCGCTCAACCTGGAGATGGCCTTCGAGGGCGTGGGCAACCGGGACGAGCTCCAGGAGCAGATCTACGCGGCGGCGGAGAAGGTCTTCACCGCCCGCGAGCAGGAGTTCGGCGAAGACTTCATGCGCTTCCTGCAGTACCGGTACCTGGCCACCATCGACCAGCTGTGGAAGGACCACCTGCTGGCCATGGACCACCTGCGCCAGGGCATCGGCCTGCGCGGCTACGGCCAGAAGGACCCGAAGCAGGAGTACAAGAAGGAAGGCTACACGGGCTTCATGCAGATGCTGGACGCCATCAAGACGCAGTTCGTCAGCCAGATGATGCGCGTCCAGGCCCGCTCCGCCTCCAACGCGGCGGAGGAGACCGCCCGCATCCAGCGCCAGCTGGCCCAGCAGCAGAAGAAGGCCGTGGAGGGCCGCGCGGACGCCGAGGGGAAGCTCGAGGAGGCCACCGCCACCCCGGTCGCCCAGCGCGAGGCCGCGGCGGGCCCCAAGCCCGTGGGCCGCAACGAGCCCTGCCCCTGCGGCAGCGGCCGCAAGTACAAGAAGTGCCACGGCGCCAACGAAGCGAACCCGTAG
- the rpsB gene encoding 30S ribosomal protein S2: MDTQQDTQTQAQAMAAASGITMRQLLEAGVHFGHQTKRWNPKMKPYIFGARNGIYIIDLQKTVTMARAAFRFVADITARGGSVLFVGTKKQAQDVIQEEAARAGQFHVTSRWLGGTLTNFKTIKQGIDRLKTLEKMAEDGTFEVLPKKEVAQLEREREKLEKNLGGVKNMGKLPRCVFVIDPKKEHIAIHEATRLGIPVIGLVDTNCDPDGIDFVIPGNDDAIRSIKLFTSKIADACLEGAARYRASGAAERDEQEEREGRDDRGDRRDDRRGPRRGDRRDDRRGGGDRGGDRRGPVVEMKATAAPTEQAPEGGGEATPAAE, encoded by the coding sequence ATGGATACCCAGCAGGATACGCAGACGCAGGCCCAGGCGATGGCCGCCGCGAGCGGCATCACGATGCGCCAGCTCCTCGAGGCCGGCGTTCACTTCGGCCACCAGACCAAGCGCTGGAACCCGAAGATGAAGCCCTACATCTTCGGTGCCCGCAACGGCATCTACATCATCGACCTGCAGAAGACCGTGACCATGGCCCGCGCGGCCTTCCGCTTCGTGGCGGACATCACGGCGCGCGGCGGGTCCGTGCTCTTCGTCGGCACCAAGAAGCAGGCCCAGGACGTCATCCAGGAGGAGGCCGCCCGCGCCGGTCAGTTCCACGTCACCAGCCGCTGGCTGGGTGGCACGCTGACGAACTTCAAGACCATCAAGCAGGGCATCGACCGCCTGAAGACGCTTGAGAAGATGGCCGAGGACGGCACCTTCGAGGTGCTGCCCAAGAAGGAAGTCGCCCAGCTGGAGCGCGAGCGCGAGAAGCTGGAGAAGAACCTGGGCGGCGTGAAGAACATGGGCAAGCTGCCCCGCTGCGTGTTCGTCATCGACCCGAAGAAGGAGCACATCGCCATCCACGAGGCCACCCGCCTGGGCATCCCGGTGATCGGCCTGGTGGACACCAACTGCGATCCGGACGGCATCGACTTCGTCATCCCGGGCAACGACGACGCCATCCGCTCCATCAAGCTCTTCACGTCGAAGATCGCGGACGCGTGCCTCGAGGGTGCGGCGCGCTACCGTGCGTCCGGCGCCGCCGAGCGCGACGAGCAGGAGGAGCGCGAGGGCCGTGACGACCGCGGCGACCGCCGTGACGACCGCCGGGGTCCGCGCCGTGGCGACCGCCGTGACGACCGCCGGGGTGGTGGTGACCGTGGCGGTGACCGCCGCGGCCCCGTCGTGGAGATGAAGGCCACCGCGGCCCCCACGGAGCAGGCGCCCGAGGGCGGCGGCGAGGCCACGCCGGCGGCGGAGTAA
- the tsf gene encoding translation elongation factor Ts: MAEITAQMVKDLRERTNAGMMDCKKALAESGGDFEKAAEWLRKKGISKAEGKAGRVAAEGIVTSYIHGGRIGVIVEVNCETDFVARNPDFQDLAKEVAMQIAAANPKFVRREEVPSEAMDKEKEIQRELLKQQGKPEAMLEKILVGKMEKYYEGVCLVDQLWVKDDKKKVGEMINERAAKIGEKVSVRRFVRYEVGEGIEKKKDDLAAEVAKTLGQA, translated from the coding sequence ATGGCTGAGATCACCGCCCAGATGGTGAAGGACCTCCGCGAGCGCACCAACGCGGGCATGATGGACTGCAAGAAGGCGCTGGCCGAGTCCGGTGGCGACTTCGAGAAGGCCGCCGAGTGGCTGCGCAAGAAGGGCATCTCCAAGGCCGAGGGCAAGGCCGGCCGCGTCGCCGCCGAAGGCATCGTGACCTCCTACATCCACGGCGGCCGCATCGGCGTCATCGTGGAGGTCAACTGCGAGACGGACTTCGTCGCCCGCAACCCGGACTTCCAGGACCTGGCGAAGGAAGTGGCGATGCAGATCGCCGCGGCCAACCCCAAGTTCGTCCGCCGCGAGGAGGTCCCCTCCGAGGCGATGGACAAGGAGAAGGAGATCCAGCGCGAGCTGCTCAAGCAGCAGGGCAAGCCTGAGGCGATGCTGGAGAAGATCCTCGTGGGCAAGATGGAGAAGTACTACGAGGGCGTCTGCCTGGTGGACCAGCTCTGGGTGAAGGACGACAAGAAGAAGGTCGGCGAGATGATCAACGAGCGCGCCGCCAAGATTGGCGAGAAGGTCTCCGTGCGCCGCTTCGTCCGCTACGAGGTGGGTGAGGGCATCGAGAAGAAGAAGGACGACCTGGCCGCCGAGGTCGCCAAGACGCTGGGCCAGGCCTAA
- the pyrH gene encoding UMP kinase has protein sequence MSESTSPYKRILLKLSGEALMGEGKYGIHPPTLTRIAEEVAELSRTGLEIALVIGGGNIFRGVAGATEGMDRASADYMGMLATCINSMALQDALEKQGLKTRVQSAIKMEQIAEPYIRRRAVRHLEKGRVVIFAAGTGNPYFTTDTAASLRAMEINAQVILKATKVDGVYNADPKKDPTAKRYRTLTYMDVLKQNLNVMDSTAISLCMDNKLPIIVFDLGTRGNIQRAVTGHGEFGTVVGAAETVWA, from the coding sequence ATGTCCGAATCCACCTCTCCCTACAAGCGCATCCTCCTCAAACTGTCGGGCGAAGCCCTGATGGGCGAGGGGAAGTACGGCATCCACCCGCCCACCCTCACGCGCATCGCGGAGGAAGTGGCCGAGCTGTCGCGGACGGGCCTGGAGATCGCCCTCGTGATTGGCGGCGGCAACATCTTCCGCGGCGTCGCGGGCGCCACGGAGGGCATGGACCGCGCGAGCGCGGACTACATGGGCATGCTCGCCACCTGCATCAACTCCATGGCGCTGCAGGACGCGCTGGAGAAGCAGGGGCTGAAGACGCGCGTGCAGTCCGCCATCAAGATGGAGCAGATCGCCGAGCCCTACATCCGCCGGCGCGCCGTGCGGCACCTGGAGAAGGGCCGCGTCGTCATCTTCGCCGCGGGCACGGGCAACCCCTACTTCACCACCGACACGGCCGCGTCGCTGCGCGCGATGGAAATCAACGCGCAGGTCATCCTCAAGGCCACCAAGGTGGACGGCGTCTACAACGCGGACCCGAAGAAGGACCCGACCGCGAAGCGCTACCGGACGCTCACGTACATGGACGTCCTCAAGCAGAACCTCAACGTGATGGACTCCACGGCCATCTCGCTGTGCATGGACAACAAGCTGCCCATCATCGTGTTCGACCTGGGCACGCGCGGGAACATCCAGCGCGCCGTCACGGGCCACGGCGAGTTCGGCACCGTCGTCGGCGCGGCCGAGACGGTCTGGGCCTAG